The Halomicronema hongdechloris C2206 genome includes a window with the following:
- a CDS encoding CAAD domain-containing protein codes for MSTELQSESTTPEPDNTATPEPDNTATPEPDSTTTPSPSSDSTPFSGTSEIPQQLQQIWDKVSGWLGNLPDYVTDFFQEYRRPIITIALLVAAVVSVKVVLAILGAVSEIPLLSPTFELIGLGYSGWFIYRYLLRASNRRELMEDINSLRDQVMGKHS; via the coding sequence ATGAGCACGGAATTACAGTCGGAATCGACTACCCCTGAGCCAGATAATACGGCTACCCCTGAGCCAGATAATACGGCCACCCCTGAGCCAGATAGTACGACTACCCCCAGTCCATCCTCTGACTCGACCCCATTTTCCGGTACCAGTGAAATTCCCCAGCAGCTGCAGCAGATCTGGGACAAGGTATCGGGGTGGTTGGGCAATCTACCTGACTATGTCACCGATTTCTTTCAGGAATATCGGCGTCCTATTATCACCATTGCCCTGCTAGTGGCGGCAGTGGTGTCGGTGAAGGTAGTGCTGGCCATCTTGGGCGCCGTCAGCGAGATTCCCCTGCTATCGCCCACCTTCGAGCTGATTGGGTTAGGCTACAGCGGCTGGTTTATCTACCGCTACCTGCTGCGGGCTTCGAACCGCCGGGAGTTGATGGAAGACATCAATTCTCTCAGAGATCAGGTGATGGGTAAGCACTCCTGA
- a CDS encoding nucleotidyltransferase family protein, with translation MSEPPEPVIDPAHLAYWQRAMARQAQTRQQAQAAAWEAVQQMAACLRQEFGATRVIAFGSLVRHRFTDDSDIDLAAADIPAERYFEAVARVNEFSPRWVDLKPLEALEPHFRRRVLSTGIDIDARD, from the coding sequence ATGAGTGAGCCCCCTGAGCCGGTTATTGATCCCGCCCATCTGGCCTATTGGCAACGGGCCATGGCCCGGCAGGCACAGACTCGTCAGCAGGCGCAAGCGGCTGCCTGGGAAGCCGTGCAGCAGATGGCCGCCTGCCTGCGCCAGGAATTTGGGGCCACCCGGGTAATTGCCTTCGGCTCCCTAGTGCGCCATCGCTTCACCGACGACTCCGACATTGACCTGGCGGCTGCAGACATCCCCGCCGAGCGCTACTTCGAGGCCGTGGCCCGGGTGAATGAATTTAGCCCCCGTTGGGTGGATCTCAAACCCTTAGAAGCGCTGGAGCCTCATTTTCGCCGGCGGGTCCTGTCCACAGGCATTGATATCGATGCGAGAGATTAG
- the hflX gene encoding GTPase HflX: METIYGNLKGLKPSQLKQLQRLYHQRLPSDRITTAEFAQRLAAVSTDLDTPVCAYINRRGQVIRVGVGTPRQTQIPALELPRYGPERLCGIRCVATQLQPETPKESVLTAMALQRLDGLVLLTLSGSGFQRRGGGATGYVQAAYLAHLVPQPQERWTVSPALSLDVLVKHDFLALTSGLEEEFRRQFIARQVDSDHDRVVLVGVRVADDSKAQFQTRLLELQRLVDSAGGDVLETLHQRRSRPHPQTVLGAGKVQQLALTAQTLGANLIVFDRDLSPAQVRNLEAQLGSRVVDRTELILDIFAQRAKTGAGKLQVELAQLEYQLPRLTGRGEAMSRLGGGIGTRGPGETKLETERRAIQRRIARLQQEVNHLQAHRARLRQQRQRQEVPSIAVVGYTNAGKSTLLNVLTNAEVYAADQLFATLDPTTRRLTVLDQASQTPRSLVLTDTVGFIEALPSSLTDAFRATLEEVTEADALLHVVDLSHPAWQEQIRSVMAILRDMPITPGPILLVFNKLDRVESEALALAQDEFPQAVFVSATRRLGLDTLRQKLLQLVDYALPV; the protein is encoded by the coding sequence ATCGAAACGATTTACGGCAATCTCAAGGGGCTGAAGCCCAGTCAGCTGAAGCAACTACAGCGGCTCTACCATCAACGGCTACCCAGCGATCGCATCACCACGGCTGAGTTTGCCCAGCGGCTAGCGGCCGTCAGTACCGACCTGGATACCCCTGTGTGTGCCTATATCAATCGCCGCGGGCAGGTAATTCGAGTCGGGGTAGGCACCCCCCGGCAGACCCAGATTCCCGCCCTGGAGCTGCCCCGATATGGGCCCGAACGGCTCTGCGGCATTCGCTGCGTGGCCACCCAGCTGCAACCGGAGACGCCGAAGGAGAGTGTGCTCACGGCCATGGCCCTGCAGCGCCTGGATGGCTTGGTGCTATTGACCCTGTCCGGCAGCGGCTTTCAACGGCGTGGCGGTGGTGCCACCGGCTATGTCCAGGCGGCCTATTTAGCTCACCTAGTCCCCCAGCCCCAGGAACGCTGGACCGTTTCCCCTGCCCTGAGTTTAGATGTGCTGGTCAAACACGACTTTTTAGCCTTGACTAGCGGTCTGGAAGAGGAATTTCGCCGCCAATTCATCGCCCGCCAGGTGGATAGCGACCACGACCGGGTGGTTCTAGTGGGGGTGAGGGTGGCCGATGACTCCAAGGCCCAGTTCCAGACGCGCCTGCTGGAGTTACAGCGGTTGGTGGACAGTGCCGGTGGCGATGTCCTCGAGACCCTGCATCAGCGCCGCAGCCGCCCCCATCCCCAAACGGTTTTGGGAGCCGGGAAGGTGCAACAACTGGCGTTGACCGCCCAGACCCTGGGGGCTAACCTGATCGTCTTCGACCGAGATTTATCGCCGGCCCAAGTACGTAACCTGGAAGCTCAGCTCGGTAGTCGGGTGGTCGATCGCACGGAGTTGATTCTAGACATTTTCGCCCAGCGGGCCAAAACTGGGGCCGGCAAACTACAGGTAGAGCTGGCCCAACTGGAGTATCAACTGCCCCGGCTGACCGGACGAGGCGAAGCCATGTCTCGGCTAGGGGGTGGCATTGGCACCCGGGGGCCCGGTGAAACCAAGTTAGAAACGGAACGCCGAGCGATTCAGCGTCGCATCGCCCGCTTGCAACAGGAGGTAAATCATTTGCAGGCCCATCGGGCCCGGTTGCGGCAACAGCGTCAACGCCAAGAGGTGCCCTCGATTGCCGTGGTGGGCTATACCAACGCCGGCAAATCGACCCTGCTGAATGTGCTGACCAATGCCGAGGTGTATGCAGCCGATCAACTCTTTGCCACCCTAGATCCAACCACCCGCCGCTTGACGGTGCTGGATCAGGCTAGCCAAACACCTCGCTCCCTGGTGTTGACGGATACGGTGGGATTCATCGAGGCGCTGCCGTCCTCCCTGACCGATGCCTTTCGGGCCACCCTGGAGGAGGTCACTGAGGCAGATGCCTTGCTGCATGTGGTGGATTTGTCCCATCCAGCCTGGCAGGAGCAGATTCGCTCGGTCATGGCCATCCTACGAGACATGCCCATTACCCCCGGCCCAATCCTGTTGGTGTTTAACAAGCTGGATCGGGTAGAGAGTGAGGCCTTGGCCTTGGCCCAGGATGAGTTTCCCCAGGCAGTGTTTGTCTCGGCCACTCGGCGGCTAGGCCTAGATACCCTGCGCCAGAAGTTGCTGCAGCTGGTGGATTATGCCCTGCCGGTGTGA
- a CDS encoding ABC transporter substrate-binding protein, with protein MQRRYLSRGVVLGLSLSCLVACDTNQSAGEGEGSPAAENTVTVLGVVVGEQQEKLEAALAPFEEETGIDVVYEGTDAFATLLPVRVESGDAPDVAMFPQPGLMADFAESGQLIPVTTAMDRATLEAAYSEDWLTLATINEELYGVWLRASVKSLVWYNPQVFQAQGYEIPSSWEELMALSDQMVADGETPWCLGMESGDATGWVGTDWVEDIMLRTAGPEVYDQWIAHEIPFDAEPVKTAFSTFGDIVRNPEYVSGGAVGAISTPFGDSIQGLFTDPPRCYLHRQANFIASFLPEAAVPGETVAVFPLPGIDPEFGTPVLVAGDIFAMFNDTPAARALMEYLATPTPHEVWASLGGFISPHSQVGLEVYPDEVTRQQAEILAEAEIVRFDASDMMPGTVGTGTFWSGIVDYVGGEDVDSVLANIEASWPQAE; from the coding sequence ATGCAAAGGCGGTATCTGAGTCGCGGGGTTGTCTTAGGGCTCAGTCTGTCTTGTTTGGTAGCCTGTGACACTAATCAGTCAGCCGGTGAGGGGGAAGGCAGCCCCGCGGCGGAAAATACGGTGACCGTTCTCGGGGTGGTGGTGGGGGAACAGCAGGAGAAGCTGGAAGCTGCCCTGGCCCCCTTCGAAGAGGAGACCGGCATTGATGTGGTCTATGAAGGCACCGATGCCTTTGCCACCCTGCTACCCGTGCGGGTGGAGTCGGGAGATGCGCCGGATGTGGCCATGTTCCCGCAGCCGGGGCTAATGGCGGATTTTGCCGAGTCGGGACAGCTGATTCCCGTCACTACAGCCATGGATCGAGCCACCTTGGAGGCGGCGTACTCAGAAGACTGGCTTACCCTGGCCACCATCAACGAAGAGCTCTATGGGGTGTGGCTGCGGGCCTCGGTGAAGAGCTTGGTCTGGTATAATCCTCAGGTCTTCCAGGCCCAGGGCTACGAAATCCCCAGCAGCTGGGAGGAGTTGATGGCCCTGAGTGATCAGATGGTGGCAGACGGGGAAACCCCCTGGTGCTTGGGCATGGAAAGCGGTGATGCCACCGGTTGGGTGGGCACTGACTGGGTGGAAGACATCATGCTGCGCACCGCCGGCCCCGAGGTCTATGATCAGTGGATCGCCCATGAGATTCCCTTCGATGCCGAGCCGGTGAAGACGGCCTTTTCAACCTTCGGCGACATTGTGCGGAATCCGGAGTATGTCTCCGGCGGCGCGGTGGGGGCCATCAGCACCCCCTTTGGCGATTCCATTCAGGGATTATTTACGGATCCCCCCCGGTGCTATCTACATCGTCAGGCCAACTTCATCGCCAGCTTCCTGCCGGAGGCGGCGGTGCCTGGGGAGACGGTGGCGGTATTCCCCTTGCCCGGTATCGACCCCGAGTTTGGCACGCCAGTGCTGGTGGCCGGGGATATCTTTGCCATGTTCAATGACACCCCGGCGGCACGGGCCCTGATGGAGTATTTGGCCACCCCCACTCCCCATGAGGTCTGGGCCTCGTTGGGCGGCTTCATTTCGCCCCATAGCCAGGTGGGCTTAGAGGTCTATCCCGACGAGGTGACTCGGCAGCAGGCGGAGATCTTGGCTGAGGCAGAAATTGTCCGCTTCGATGCCTCCGATATGATGCCAGGCACCGTAGGCACCGGCACCTTCTGGAGCGGCATCGTCGACTATGTGGGGGGGGAGGACGTGGACAGCGTCCTGGCCAATATCGAGGCCAGTTGGCCCCAGGCGGAGTAA
- a CDS encoding DUF362 domain-containing protein produces the protein MSVPVCLTRAHTYDRAALHGHLNTVLAPLGGMATMVKPRDRVLLKPNLLTGARPTKECTTNPALVHCVAQQVQAVGGQPFLGDSPAFGSARGVAKANGLLAVAQALDMPIVELHGQRYHTQGSDFGHLRVSKEAMQADVVINLPKVKSHAQLTLTLGVKNLFGCVPGKMKAWWHMEAGKDVERFGTMLVETARLIAPDLTIIDGIIGHEGNGPSGGEPRQLGVLGAARDVFVLDRALVDILGVDPAQVPTVAQSIRLGLCPAWEQLSFPVMAPEALALTDWRLPDQLMPIDFGLPRVVKSTFRHLYIRFIQEPMRAYGKQA, from the coding sequence ATGTCGGTTCCTGTTTGCCTCACCCGCGCCCATACCTATGACCGAGCTGCTCTACATGGGCACTTAAACACCGTGCTGGCTCCCCTGGGAGGCATGGCCACCATGGTGAAGCCGAGAGATCGAGTCTTGCTGAAGCCAAATCTACTCACCGGCGCCCGTCCCACTAAGGAGTGCACCACCAATCCGGCCCTGGTCCATTGTGTGGCCCAGCAGGTTCAGGCGGTGGGCGGCCAGCCCTTTTTAGGAGACAGCCCCGCCTTTGGCAGTGCCCGGGGGGTGGCCAAGGCCAATGGCTTGCTGGCAGTAGCCCAAGCATTAGACATGCCTATCGTGGAGCTCCACGGTCAGCGTTACCACACCCAAGGCAGCGACTTCGGTCATTTGCGAGTCTCTAAAGAAGCCATGCAGGCGGATGTGGTGATTAACCTGCCTAAGGTGAAATCCCATGCTCAGTTGACTCTGACCCTAGGAGTCAAAAACCTATTCGGCTGTGTGCCTGGCAAGATGAAGGCCTGGTGGCATATGGAAGCCGGCAAAGACGTAGAGCGCTTTGGCACCATGCTGGTGGAGACGGCCCGCCTGATCGCCCCTGACCTAACCATTATCGATGGCATCATCGGCCATGAAGGCAATGGCCCCAGTGGCGGCGAGCCACGGCAGCTGGGGGTATTGGGGGCAGCCCGGGATGTCTTCGTCCTGGATCGGGCCCTGGTGGATATCCTCGGGGTAGATCCGGCCCAGGTGCCGACGGTGGCCCAATCCATACGGTTAGGACTGTGCCCAGCCTGGGAACAGCTGAGCTTTCCGGTCATGGCTCCCGAGGCCCTGGCTCTGACCGACTGGCGATTGCCGGATCAGCTGATGCCCATCGATTTTGGTCTACCGCGGGTGGTGAAGTCCACCTTCCGGCACCTGTACATTCGCTTCATCCAGGAACCGATGCGGGCCTATGGGAAACAGGCCTAG
- a CDS encoding lipase family protein, producing MVDYALALKCARLSQEVYRAFNNELTFETLPQAVITLLEGHSKEHDTEVAVLHDAEEEAVFVVFRGSESSTDWITNVLFRQQVYPYGDGNSEVKFHRGFMDAYFAVREQLQEVVRGLSSQRIIATGHSLGGALATVAALDLQYNVTSQSNQEISVYSYGSPRVGNRALTESFRGRVPQSYRFVYGRDLITHLPRVWMGYAHVPQEQPLGALALRWNIFSRGVQDHAIANYITALEEKQS from the coding sequence ATGGTTGACTATGCCCTTGCCCTAAAATGTGCCCGCCTGTCCCAGGAAGTCTATCGCGCCTTCAACAACGAGCTGACGTTTGAAACCCTGCCCCAAGCAGTCATTACTCTCTTGGAGGGCCACAGCAAAGAGCACGATACGGAGGTGGCCGTGCTCCATGATGCCGAGGAAGAGGCGGTGTTTGTGGTGTTTCGGGGCAGTGAATCCTCAACCGATTGGATTACGAATGTGCTGTTTCGGCAACAGGTGTATCCCTACGGTGATGGCAATAGCGAGGTGAAATTTCACCGGGGGTTTATGGATGCCTATTTTGCAGTGCGAGAGCAACTGCAGGAGGTGGTTCGGGGCCTCTCGAGTCAGCGCATCATTGCCACCGGCCACAGTCTGGGCGGCGCCTTGGCCACCGTTGCCGCCCTGGATCTGCAGTACAACGTCACCAGTCAGTCTAACCAGGAGATATCGGTCTACAGCTATGGGTCGCCTCGGGTGGGGAATCGGGCCTTAACCGAGTCGTTTCGAGGCCGAGTGCCCCAGAGTTATCGCTTCGTCTATGGCCGGGATCTGATCACCCACCTGCCGCGGGTTTGGATGGGCTATGCCCATGTGCCCCAGGAACAACCTTTGGGGGCTTTGGCCCTGCGTTGGAATATTTTTAGCCGTGGTGTCCAAGATCATGCGATCGCAAACTACATCACTGCCTTAGAAGAGAAACAAAGTTAG
- a CDS encoding S8 family serine peptidase: MISAGVPHRLRQRLLQSSLGLGLGTGLVSLPALALSSSVGPAGIDALRLHGAPYFLTGRKIAIGQVEIGRPSVFGLDKVAYEDMPVDVSRVFYLDDLADPNQYVDGHAANVASVMVSQDKALTGVAPNAALFSAAVGPIRGRSAQPDECLASQQVALSNGGDVRAMNFSFGEPLRRDPRPNPVLDGNALLTQCIDWSERVHDILYVVAGNQGGGGIPIPTDNFNGINVAYSREADGLYRKVDFANLSSEPDARSRSLPFLETNVGPRRSISLVAPGSRLELLDPDGRIRTASGTSFASPHVAATVALLQEWGDRQLRADTPHWSLDAREPMVMKAVLLNSADKLKDSGDGLRLGMGRTLVDEGNRSWIESDAYRDRTIPLHAELGTGHLNAYRAYQQFNGGQWLPGAPVPVMGWAYGAVESPLPPTDLPRAQAAILHQDYVFETPLQANSYISATLAWERQVVLNDDNGNERYDIGESFEDRGLNNLDLYLLPAEAEDLSQAIWSSESAVDSVEHLFFEIPATARYKLRVVYRQRVTDDIVQPYGLAWWAVAAR; the protein is encoded by the coding sequence ATGATTTCCGCGGGGGTGCCCCACAGACTGCGGCAGCGGTTGCTACAGTCTTCCCTAGGGCTGGGACTGGGGACTGGTTTAGTGAGTCTGCCGGCCTTGGCCCTGTCTTCATCGGTAGGTCCTGCGGGAATCGATGCCCTGCGCCTGCACGGTGCTCCTTATTTTCTTACCGGGCGGAAAATTGCCATTGGCCAGGTTGAAATCGGTCGTCCCAGTGTCTTTGGCCTGGATAAAGTGGCCTATGAGGATATGCCAGTCGATGTCAGTCGTGTCTTCTATCTAGATGACTTAGCCGATCCCAACCAGTATGTGGATGGCCATGCCGCCAATGTAGCCAGCGTTATGGTCAGTCAGGATAAGGCACTGACGGGGGTGGCCCCTAATGCCGCCCTCTTTTCGGCGGCGGTGGGTCCGATCCGAGGCCGCAGTGCCCAACCGGATGAATGTCTGGCCTCCCAACAGGTGGCCTTGAGCAATGGGGGGGATGTGCGAGCCATGAATTTTAGCTTCGGCGAACCGTTGCGGCGGGATCCTCGCCCCAATCCAGTCTTGGATGGCAATGCCCTCCTGACCCAATGTATCGATTGGTCGGAGCGGGTGCACGACATACTCTATGTGGTGGCGGGTAACCAGGGCGGCGGCGGCATTCCTATTCCCACCGATAACTTTAACGGCATCAATGTGGCCTACTCCCGCGAGGCCGATGGCCTATACAGGAAGGTTGACTTTGCCAACCTCAGCAGCGAACCCGATGCTCGCTCCCGGAGCCTGCCTTTCCTGGAGACCAATGTGGGACCACGGCGCTCCATTAGTCTGGTAGCGCCTGGGAGTCGGTTGGAGCTACTAGATCCCGATGGTCGCATCCGTACCGCCAGTGGGACCAGTTTCGCGTCTCCCCATGTGGCGGCGACGGTGGCCCTACTGCAGGAGTGGGGCGACCGACAACTCCGGGCAGACACGCCCCACTGGAGCTTGGATGCCCGAGAACCGATGGTGATGAAGGCAGTGTTGTTGAACTCGGCGGACAAGCTTAAGGACAGCGGCGATGGGTTGCGACTGGGCATGGGCCGCACCCTGGTGGATGAGGGCAATCGCAGTTGGATCGAGTCCGATGCCTATCGCGATCGCACCATTCCCCTCCATGCCGAGTTGGGTACTGGCCATCTCAATGCCTATCGGGCCTATCAGCAGTTCAACGGGGGGCAGTGGTTGCCAGGTGCACCGGTGCCGGTGATGGGTTGGGCCTATGGTGCCGTGGAGTCGCCGTTACCGCCCACGGATCTGCCTCGGGCTCAGGCGGCGATATTACACCAAGACTATGTGTTTGAAACGCCCCTGCAGGCCAATAGCTATATCTCTGCCACCCTAGCCTGGGAACGGCAGGTGGTGCTCAACGACGACAACGGCAATGAGCGCTATGACATCGGGGAGTCCTTTGAGGATCGTGGCCTGAATAATCTCGATCTCTATCTGTTGCCAGCGGAGGCCGAGGATCTCTCCCAGGCAATCTGGTCCTCAGAGAGTGCCGTGGATAGTGTGGAGCATCTCTTTTTCGAAATTCCGGCCACTGCTCGTTATAAGCTCAGGGTGGTGTATCGTCAGCGGGTCACCGACGACATCGTCCAGCCCTATGGCCTAGCCTGGTGGGCTGTTGCGGCTCGCTAA
- a CDS encoding nucleotidyltransferase family protein encodes MTGQSFDTSLLDRLLVETCDRNEAARQQVLADAIAWLDAHAAGFGLTRAYLFGSLIRPYRFSPHSDVDIAVDAIGVDDFFTLMAGLSEALGREVDLVELPKCHFADRIRQQGQLWTHPDMHS; translated from the coding sequence ATGACTGGCCAGTCCTTCGATACGTCTTTACTCGACCGATTGCTCGTGGAGACATGCGATCGCAACGAGGCCGCCCGGCAGCAGGTCCTTGCCGATGCGATCGCATGGCTGGACGCCCACGCCGCCGGCTTCGGCCTCACCCGCGCCTATCTCTTCGGCTCCCTGATTCGTCCCTATCGATTTTCTCCCCACTCCGATGTGGACATTGCCGTTGACGCCATCGGAGTTGACGACTTCTTCACCCTCATGGCCGGCCTCTCAGAAGCCCTGGGGCGAGAGGTAGACTTAGTGGAACTGCCCAAATGCCACTTCGCCGACCGCATCCGCCAACAAGGTCAGCTATGGACCCACCCAGATATGCACTCTTAA
- a CDS encoding ribonuclease toxin HepT-like protein has protein sequence MDPPRYALLTTDIAAQQTIIHRIYTLLRQRAEGLTIENPEKLESVAYQLHNLYGAIEELFKVIATYFENQITDAGQRHSRLLQRMSQPVPGVRPAIISEESYLLLNSLRAFRHCFRHAYGVPIDHNQLLSNLEKAYALDAKLSTDIQIFLSTLERSHE, from the coding sequence ATGGACCCACCCAGATATGCACTCTTAACCACAGACATTGCGGCCCAGCAAACCATCATCCATCGCATTTACACCCTGCTGAGGCAACGGGCGGAGGGGCTAACGATCGAGAATCCTGAAAAACTAGAGAGTGTGGCCTATCAGCTCCATAACCTCTACGGGGCCATCGAAGAGCTGTTTAAGGTCATCGCCACCTATTTCGAGAACCAGATTACCGATGCCGGGCAGCGGCATAGTCGTCTGCTGCAGCGCATGAGCCAGCCCGTCCCTGGCGTTCGCCCCGCCATAATCTCAGAGGAGAGCTATCTGCTGCTCAATAGCTTGCGGGCGTTTCGCCACTGCTTTCGCCATGCCTACGGCGTTCCGATTGACCATAACCAGCTCCTGAGCAACCTTGAGAAAGCCTATGCCCTAGACGCTAAGCTATCAACAGATATCCAAATATTTTTGAGCACGCTAGAACGCTCCCATGAGTGA
- a CDS encoding nucleotidyltransferase family protein → MLTANLDNQSHWLRGCEVAEAAARFLLEEFSVPKVVLFGSLLHPSIVRQHSDIDLAVWGLTDEQYDRALGALADLTSEFCFDLVQGESAQPSLSQVIERDGIALGYSSAPVVTQLSRALPLEHLPMKRTYAVLRGQLEQELQELEGLVQKTEALLAKLRATQDEDYLGTVALNLHSFYSGVERIFKQIAQTIDGVVPDTANWHRQLLRQMAAPVWHIRPAVLRADTVTWLEDYCSFRHLVRNIYSTHLKVDRVEALAERLPTCMAFLREDLEHMMIALESQPPWESNGEET, encoded by the coding sequence GTGCTGACCGCCAATTTAGACAACCAAAGCCATTGGCTGCGAGGCTGTGAGGTGGCAGAGGCGGCAGCTCGCTTCCTCCTAGAAGAATTTTCTGTGCCAAAGGTGGTGCTGTTTGGGTCTCTGCTGCACCCTAGCATCGTGCGTCAGCACTCCGATATTGATTTGGCCGTGTGGGGCCTCACTGATGAGCAGTATGATCGGGCCTTAGGGGCTCTGGCAGACCTAACCTCAGAGTTCTGCTTCGATTTGGTCCAAGGGGAGTCGGCTCAACCTAGCCTCAGCCAAGTGATTGAGCGGGATGGGATTGCCCTGGGATACTCCTCTGCTCCTGTGGTAACTCAACTCAGTAGGGCTTTGCCGTTAGAGCATCTGCCGATGAAGCGTACCTATGCAGTTTTACGGGGACAACTCGAGCAAGAATTACAGGAACTCGAGGGTCTAGTGCAGAAGACTGAAGCCCTGTTGGCTAAGTTGCGGGCCACCCAGGATGAAGATTATTTGGGCACAGTTGCGCTAAACCTACACAGTTTCTACTCGGGGGTGGAGCGCATTTTCAAGCAAATCGCGCAGACCATCGATGGCGTTGTCCCGGATACGGCCAACTGGCACCGGCAGCTACTGCGGCAGATGGCAGCCCCCGTCTGGCATATCCGTCCTGCGGTGTTGAGAGCTGACACAGTCACCTGGCTGGAAGATTACTGTTCTTTTCGGCACTTGGTCAGAAATATCTACAGCACTCATCTCAAAGTAGACCGGGTGGAGGCTCTGGCAGAACGGCTGCCCACCTGTATGGCTTTCCTCAGGGAAGACTTAGAGCATATGATGATTGCCCTGGAGTCCCAACCCCCTTGGGAGTCGAATGGGGAGGAGACGTAA
- a CDS encoding ribonuclease toxin HepT-like protein — MREISPAAIRDLALDIETELAKLARLEQAIAAVQAEIAADPERASLFYENLALKLHNFYTGCEKILCLVAVELNGGVPSGADWHKRLLERMGQAREGRAAVLEAETTRQLQEFLGFRHIVRNLYGFELDTQRVAALVANYPAVWAAVRRDVQRFVQWLRSLADHLAKLE; from the coding sequence ATGCGAGAGATTAGCCCGGCTGCTATCCGAGACCTGGCCCTCGACATCGAAACCGAGTTGGCTAAATTAGCTCGCCTAGAGCAGGCGATTGCAGCGGTGCAAGCAGAAATCGCAGCCGATCCAGAGCGGGCATCACTGTTCTATGAGAATTTGGCTCTGAAGCTCCATAACTTTTACACCGGCTGCGAGAAAATCTTGTGCCTCGTAGCGGTGGAGCTCAATGGCGGCGTGCCGTCGGGGGCTGATTGGCATAAACGCTTATTAGAGCGCATGGGGCAGGCTCGAGAGGGGCGAGCGGCAGTACTAGAGGCCGAAACCACCCGTCAATTGCAGGAGTTTTTGGGATTTCGGCACATCGTACGCAATCTATATGGGTTCGAGCTCGATACCCAGCGGGTAGCGGCCCTGGTGGCCAACTATCCTGCTGTCTGGGCCGCCGTGCGCCGTGATGTGCAGAGGTTTGTGCAGTGGTTGCGATCGCTGGCAGACCACCTGGCTAAACTGGAGTAA
- the rpe gene encoding ribulose-phosphate 3-epimerase has protein sequence MTQTSSQKPVVVAPSILSADFSRLGDEVRAVDAAGADWIHVDVMDGRFVPNITIGPLVVKAIRPVTDKPLDVHLMIVEPEKYVADFAQAGADIISVHAEHNASPHLHRTLSQIKELGKQAGVVLNPSTPLTLIDYVLELCDLVLLMSVNPGFGGQSFISGIVPKIRQLRQMCDERGLDPWIEVDGGLKGENTWQVLEAGANAIVAGSAVFKADDYAQAIEGIRHSKRPTPEFATV, from the coding sequence ATGACTCAGACATCTTCTCAGAAGCCGGTCGTTGTTGCTCCATCCATTTTATCCGCTGATTTTAGTCGGTTGGGAGATGAAGTGCGGGCGGTCGATGCTGCCGGAGCCGACTGGATTCACGTCGATGTGATGGACGGTCGTTTTGTGCCCAACATTACTATTGGCCCGCTGGTGGTGAAAGCGATCCGCCCGGTGACCGATAAGCCCCTAGACGTGCACTTGATGATCGTAGAGCCAGAAAAGTATGTGGCTGACTTTGCCCAGGCTGGGGCCGACATCATTTCCGTCCACGCCGAGCACAACGCCTCTCCCCATCTGCATCGCACCCTCTCGCAGATCAAGGAGTTGGGGAAGCAGGCGGGGGTCGTCCTCAATCCCTCCACGCCGCTGACCTTGATCGACTATGTGTTGGAGCTGTGTGATTTGGTCTTGCTTATGAGTGTCAACCCCGGTTTCGGCGGCCAGAGCTTCATCTCCGGGATAGTCCCCAAGATTCGTCAACTGCGTCAGATGTGTGACGAGCGTGGTCTCGACCCCTGGATCGAAGTCGATGGTGGACTCAAGGGCGAAAATACCTGGCAAGTGCTAGAAGCCGGGGCCAATGCCATCGTGGCTGGTTCTGCGGTCTTCAAGGCAGATGATTACGCCCAGGCCATTGAGGGAATTCGCCATAGCAAGCGCCCCACCCCTGAATTCGCAACGGTCTAG